In a genomic window of Deinococcus radiotolerans:
- the uraH gene encoding hydroxyisourate hydrolase: protein MSGAGLSTHVLDTARGRPAAGIPVALNAVLGEHRTLLSRTTTNADGRTDEPLIARGQLEPGTYELTFLVAEYFNDLHASDPPFLDQITLRFTVADTDAHYHVPLLVSPWSYSTYRGS from the coding sequence GTGAGCGGCGCTGGCCTCAGCACCCATGTACTCGACACCGCACGCGGCCGCCCCGCGGCGGGCATCCCCGTAGCCTTGAACGCCGTGCTAGGGGAGCACCGCACGCTCCTCAGCCGGACGACCACCAACGCGGACGGCCGGACCGATGAACCCCTCATCGCACGCGGCCAGCTGGAGCCCGGCACCTATGAACTGACCTTCCTCGTCGCCGAGTACTTCAATGACCTGCACGCCAGCGACCCGCCGTTTCTGGACCAGATTACCCTGCGCTTCACGGTCGCTGACACCGACGCGCACTATCACGTCCCACTCCTCGTCAGTCCCTGGTCGTACAGCACGTACCGGGGCTCCTGA
- the pucL gene encoding factor-independent urate hydroxylase — translation MPHLTVHQLNTLPEAQFTAHFKGVLEHSPHYAAQVARNRPYQDAEAVAAAFAAAARGGTPEEQLALIRAHPDLAGKAALAGDLTPESASEQASAGLDRLSPDEYDEFQRLNAAYHDRFGLPYVVCVREHAKASIFEGARRRLTHTPEQEVEAALHEIGRIARLRVLDLMTPAPSAPEGAMPVKVRLGENNYGKADVRLFKVFRDQPRHEIKDVQVRVAMTGDFGAAHTHGDNTDLVATDTVRNTIYALARDGLTGSIEAFGKHLIRHFVKRGPRVTSARASFVQHTWDRMPSHGAPHDHAFVRQMPKHTATVTGDGQTFSVESGIDELYILKTTQSGWAGFHRDQFTTLPETTDRILATTVTARWTYRTDEPDYDATWAQVYQTLMDVFPDHYSHSMQHTLYRLGEAVLTRCEDIERIFFSFPNRHHILYPLDRFGLDNPGVIFHADAEPYGVIEGWVERE, via the coding sequence TTGCCGCACCTGACTGTCCATCAGCTCAACACCCTGCCGGAAGCGCAGTTCACGGCCCACTTCAAAGGTGTACTGGAGCATTCCCCACACTACGCGGCGCAGGTCGCACGGAACCGCCCCTACCAGGACGCCGAGGCCGTCGCCGCTGCCTTCGCGGCCGCTGCGCGCGGCGGAACCCCCGAAGAGCAACTCGCCCTCATCCGCGCCCATCCGGACCTCGCCGGGAAAGCCGCTCTGGCTGGCGACCTCACGCCGGAGAGCGCCTCGGAGCAGGCCAGCGCGGGCCTCGACCGCCTCAGCCCGGACGAGTACGACGAATTCCAGCGCCTGAACGCCGCCTACCACGACCGCTTCGGCCTGCCCTACGTCGTGTGCGTCCGCGAGCACGCCAAGGCCAGCATCTTCGAAGGCGCGCGCCGCCGCCTCACCCACACACCCGAACAGGAAGTCGAGGCGGCCCTGCATGAGATCGGCCGGATTGCCCGCCTGCGCGTCCTTGACCTCATGACCCCAGCCCCATCAGCCCCGGAGGGTGCCATGCCCGTGAAAGTCAGACTCGGTGAGAACAATTACGGCAAGGCCGACGTGCGCCTCTTCAAGGTCTTCCGGGATCAGCCCCGCCACGAGATCAAGGACGTGCAGGTGCGCGTCGCCATGACCGGCGACTTCGGCGCCGCCCACACCCACGGGGACAACACCGACCTGGTCGCCACCGACACCGTTCGCAACACCATCTACGCCCTGGCCCGCGACGGCCTGACCGGCAGCATCGAGGCATTCGGCAAGCACCTCATCCGGCACTTCGTGAAGCGCGGCCCCCGCGTCACGTCCGCCCGGGCCAGTTTCGTGCAACACACCTGGGACCGCATGCCCAGCCACGGCGCCCCGCACGACCACGCCTTCGTGCGGCAGATGCCCAAACACACCGCCACTGTCACCGGCGACGGTCAGACCTTCAGTGTCGAGAGCGGCATCGACGAGCTCTATATCCTGAAGACCACTCAGAGCGGCTGGGCCGGCTTTCACCGCGACCAGTTCACCACCCTGCCCGAGACCACCGACCGCATTCTGGCCACCACCGTCACCGCCCGCTGGACCTACCGCACCGACGAACCCGACTACGACGCCACCTGGGCGCAGGTCTATCAGACGCTCATGGACGTCTTCCCCGACCACTACTCGCACAGCATGCAGCACACCCTGTACCGGCTGGGCGAGGCCGTCCTCACCCGCTGCGAGGACATCGAACGGATCTTCTTCTCCTTCCCGAACCGGCACCACATCCTCTATCCCCTCGACCGGTTCGGCCTGGACAACCCCGGCGTGATCTTCCACGCCGACGCCGAACCGTACGGCGTGATCGAAGGCTGGGTGGAACGCGAGTGA
- a CDS encoding ABC transporter permease: MALRRFRRSKAGVLSAWVLAALYLMAILSGFLAPYSITAQHEEYPYQRPQAVHILHDGKVMRPFVYGFKKTRDPVTFASTFSEDKTRPIPVLFFVRGDDPSESRYSLLGVFKSQWHLFGVRDGYYFPLGTDKFGRDLLSRMLVGSQVSLTVGLIGILISFSIGIVLGGVSGFFGGWVDNLIQRLVEVLLSFPRLPILLALSTIIPAKWPSTWVYLGIVAVLALIGWAGLARVVRGQVISARGLDYVQAARAIGAPDLRVILRHIMPNLSSFLIVTATLALPGYILGESALSFLGLGIKEPMTSWGLLLKDAQNFETLSLHPWLLLPGVLIVISVLAFNFVGDALRDAADTQSR; this comes from the coding sequence ATGGCCCTGCGCCGCTTCCGCCGCTCGAAGGCGGGCGTCCTGAGCGCCTGGGTGCTGGCGGCGCTGTACCTGATGGCCATCCTGTCCGGGTTCCTGGCGCCGTACTCCATCACCGCGCAGCACGAGGAGTACCCCTACCAGCGTCCACAGGCGGTGCACATCCTGCACGACGGAAAAGTCATGCGGCCCTTCGTGTACGGCTTCAAGAAGACCCGTGATCCCGTGACCTTCGCCAGTACGTTCAGCGAGGACAAAACCCGGCCCATCCCGGTCCTGTTCTTCGTGCGGGGCGACGACCCCAGCGAGAGCCGCTACTCGCTGCTGGGCGTCTTCAAGAGCCAGTGGCATCTGTTCGGCGTCCGGGACGGGTACTACTTCCCGCTGGGCACCGACAAGTTCGGCCGTGACCTGCTCTCGCGCATGCTGGTCGGTTCGCAGGTGAGTCTCACGGTGGGCCTGATCGGCATCCTGATCAGCTTCAGCATCGGCATCGTGCTGGGGGGCGTCAGCGGGTTCTTCGGCGGATGGGTCGACAACCTGATCCAGCGGCTGGTCGAGGTCCTGCTGTCCTTCCCGCGCCTGCCGATCCTGCTGGCCCTGAGCACCATCATTCCCGCGAAGTGGCCCTCCACGTGGGTGTACCTGGGGATCGTGGCGGTGCTCGCACTAATCGGCTGGGCGGGTCTGGCGCGCGTGGTGCGTGGGCAGGTGATCAGCGCACGCGGCCTGGATTACGTGCAGGCCGCCCGCGCGATCGGCGCGCCGGACCTGCGGGTCATCCTGCGGCACATCATGCCGAACCTCAGCTCGTTCCTGATCGTGACCGCTACCCTGGCGCTCCCCGGGTACATCCTGGGCGAGAGTGCCCTGAGTTTCCTGGGCCTGGGCATCAAGGAACCCATGACCAGCTGGGGGCTGCTGCTGAAAGACGCGCAGAATTTCGAGACGCTCAGCCTGCACCCGTGGCTGCTGCTGCCGGGCGTGCTGATCGTGATCAGCGTCCTGGCGTTCAACTTCGTGGGGGACGCGCTGCGGGACGCGGCGGACACGCAGAGCCGCTGA
- a CDS encoding anhydro-N-acetylmuramic acid kinase: MTRVLGLMSGTSADGIDAALLDLSGWPALNAPAPLRLPASLSVPRGRVVAHTFTPYPPDLREAVLRAARNEGTPSELTQLHWALGEALAQAAAPLAGNADLIASHGQTVQHHPRPNATRGWTRPATLQLGEAALIAQHTGKPVISDFRPADLAAGGVGAPLVPFADWALFAEPGVTRLLLNLGGIANLTLLPGTDPGAVQAFDTGPANCLIDEAAAQAGQTCDQDGALALNGTVHAPTLTAWLAHPELQQAPPRATGREVWTLARLPQPAPLSVPDLAATATEFTARTVAAALQWLATPPDEVVVAGGGARNPALTRALTRALDPIPVRTFTDLGWDAHGFTDATREAAAFAFLGYATAQGWTNTLAHTTGAAHAVHAGKWTRAPGAS; this comes from the coding sequence ATGACCCGCGTGCTGGGCCTGATGAGCGGCACCAGCGCCGACGGCATCGACGCCGCCCTGCTGGACCTCAGCGGCTGGCCCGCCCTGAACGCTCCGGCCCCCCTGCGGCTGCCGGCCAGCCTGAGCGTCCCGCGCGGGCGGGTCGTGGCCCACACCTTCACCCCCTACCCGCCCGACCTGAGAGAAGCCGTGCTGCGCGCCGCGCGGAACGAGGGCACCCCCAGTGAACTCACGCAGCTGCACTGGGCCCTCGGGGAGGCCCTCGCGCAGGCCGCCGCGCCGCTGGCCGGAAACGCCGACCTGATCGCCAGCCACGGCCAGACCGTGCAGCACCACCCCCGCCCGAACGCCACGCGCGGCTGGACTCGCCCCGCCACGCTGCAACTCGGCGAGGCGGCACTCATCGCCCAGCACACCGGGAAACCCGTCATCAGCGACTTCCGCCCCGCCGATCTCGCCGCCGGCGGTGTCGGCGCCCCCCTGGTGCCCTTCGCCGACTGGGCGCTGTTCGCCGAGCCCGGCGTGACCCGGCTGCTGCTGAACCTCGGCGGGATCGCCAACCTGACCCTGCTGCCCGGCACCGACCCCGGCGCCGTGCAGGCCTTCGACACCGGGCCCGCCAACTGCCTCATCGACGAGGCCGCCGCCCAGGCCGGACAGACCTGCGATCAGGACGGCGCACTGGCCCTCAACGGCACTGTGCACGCCCCCACCCTGACCGCCTGGCTGGCCCACCCGGAACTTCAGCAGGCCCCACCCAGAGCCACCGGACGGGAGGTCTGGACCCTGGCCCGGCTGCCCCAACCCGCCCCACTCAGCGTCCCGGACCTGGCGGCCACCGCCACCGAATTCACCGCCCGCACCGTCGCCGCTGCCCTCCAGTGGCTGGCCACACCCCCGGACGAGGTCGTCGTGGCGGGCGGCGGCGCCCGCAACCCGGCCCTGACCCGCGCCCTGACCCGCGCCCTGGACCCCATCCCGGTACGGACCTTCACGGACCTCGGCTGGGACGCCCACGGCTTCACCGACGCCACGCGCGAAGCGGCCGCGTTCGCCTTCCTGGGCTACGCGACCGCGCAGGGCTGGACCAACACCCTCGCCCACACCACCGGCGCTGCCCACGCCGTCCACGCCGGGAAATGGACCCGCGCCCCTGGAGCCTCATGA
- a CDS encoding ABC transporter permease, protein MLTYTIRRLLGMIPTLLLISVVCFTVIQLQPGSFLDQYREDPRVTPESLQAMTRQLGLDQPVWAQYLNWVKGIVLHGDFGYSFANSRPVSSLIWERLGWTVFLAVLTLLVSWVIAVPLGIYTALNRYGKRSAALNFLGYLSLATPDFLVALLLIALVLRTGGTNVGGLFSPDMIDAPWSVARVLDLLAHLWIPMIAIGLEGVAGLMRQMRASMLDVLSQDFIRTARAKGATGQRVLWGHAVRNAVNPLISLAGLSLPSLISGTIIASIVLNLPTIGPYLYDALLNKDQFVAMTLLMFSALLLLIGNLLSDLALAWADPRVRFE, encoded by the coding sequence ATGCTGACCTACACCATTCGCCGCCTTCTGGGCATGATTCCCACGCTGCTGCTGATCAGCGTGGTGTGCTTCACCGTGATTCAGCTGCAACCCGGCAGTTTCCTCGACCAGTACCGGGAGGATCCGCGCGTCACGCCGGAATCCCTGCAGGCCATGACCCGGCAGCTGGGCCTGGATCAGCCCGTGTGGGCGCAGTACCTGAACTGGGTTAAGGGCATCGTGCTGCACGGTGACTTCGGGTACTCGTTCGCGAACAGCCGTCCCGTCAGCAGCCTGATCTGGGAGCGGCTGGGCTGGACGGTGTTCCTGGCGGTCCTGACGCTGCTGGTGTCCTGGGTGATCGCCGTGCCGCTCGGGATCTACACGGCCCTGAACCGCTACGGGAAGCGCAGCGCCGCACTGAACTTCCTAGGCTACCTGAGTCTGGCCACGCCGGACTTCCTGGTGGCGCTGCTGCTGATCGCCCTGGTGCTGCGCACGGGCGGCACGAACGTGGGCGGCCTGTTCAGCCCGGACATGATTGACGCGCCCTGGAGTGTCGCCCGCGTGCTGGACCTGCTGGCGCACCTGTGGATTCCCATGATCGCCATCGGCCTGGAAGGCGTGGCGGGCCTCATGCGGCAGATGCGGGCCTCCATGCTGGACGTGCTGTCGCAGGACTTCATCCGCACGGCGCGCGCCAAGGGCGCCACCGGCCAGCGGGTGCTGTGGGGGCACGCCGTGCGCAACGCCGTGAACCCCCTGATCAGCCTGGCGGGCCTGAGCCTGCCCAGCCTGATCAGCGGCACGATCATCGCCAGCATCGTCCTGAACCTGCCCACCATCGGCCCGTACCTGTATGACGCCCTGCTGAACAAGGACCAGTTCGTGGCCATGACGCTGCTGATGTTCAGCGCACTGCTGCTCCTGATCGGGAACCTGCTCAGCGACCTGGCGCTCGCCTGGGCGGACCCCCGCGTGAGGTTCGAGTGA
- a CDS encoding GntR family transcriptional regulator: protein MLSSSSLWTIPLDSASATPVYVQVAQGLTQRIESGQLRPGSALPAERDLAAHLGVSRVTIRQALALLAQQGLLTRRHGSGTFVTPPPRPGDLPARTLGLLSSFSEDVRSRGQQPGAQVLSFERTRPTPQEAMSLALSPSELVYRLRRLRTANGEPLAVEDSTLPVSLVGPLDEASVHDASLYALLAARGLSPTRAIRHLRAVNADLTLAPLLNVTVGAALLTTDRLSWLTDGRPIEYARAHYRGDRYDFVMELQGGA from the coding sequence ATGCTGTCCTCGTCCTCCCTCTGGACTATCCCGCTCGACAGCGCCAGCGCCACTCCCGTGTACGTGCAGGTCGCCCAGGGACTGACGCAGCGCATCGAGAGCGGACAGCTGCGCCCAGGCAGCGCCCTCCCCGCTGAACGTGACCTCGCCGCGCATCTCGGCGTGTCACGCGTCACGATCCGTCAGGCCCTCGCCCTGCTCGCCCAGCAGGGTCTCCTGACCCGCCGCCACGGCAGCGGCACCTTCGTCACCCCACCCCCCCGCCCCGGCGACCTCCCCGCCCGCACCCTGGGCCTGCTGTCCTCCTTCTCCGAGGACGTGCGCTCCCGCGGTCAGCAGCCCGGCGCGCAGGTCCTGAGCTTCGAACGCACCCGGCCCACCCCGCAGGAGGCCATGAGCCTCGCCCTGTCCCCCAGCGAACTCGTCTACCGCCTGCGGCGCCTGCGCACCGCCAACGGCGAACCCCTCGCCGTGGAGGACTCCACGCTGCCCGTCAGTCTGGTCGGGCCGCTCGACGAGGCCAGCGTGCACGACGCCAGCCTGTACGCGCTGCTGGCCGCCCGCGGGCTCAGCCCCACCCGCGCCATCCGGCACCTGCGCGCCGTGAACGCCGACCTGACCCTCGCGCCCCTCCTGAACGTCACCGTGGGCGCGGCCCTCCTGACCACCGACCGCCTCTCCTGGCTGACCGACGGGCGGCCCATCGAGTACGCCCGCGCCCACTACCGCGGAGACCGCTACGACTTCGTCATGGAACTCCAGGGCGGCGCATGA
- a CDS encoding ABC transporter substrate-binding protein has product MHVRTLTLLTLALLGTAHAAPKKFTGYGSLGIVNGKSGGTYTLPLGDSPQSLFYYGAIDNNLGLISQQLFDGLVEFNLSTYKIEPALAESWTITDGGTVYTFKLRQGVKWSDGQAFNADDVIFTYKNMIMNPESRAGDPGNFKLGGKDVTISKVDNMTVRFTLPRPAPAFLLQQRYFIMPQHKLAKYGQESGAKPGDINSAWPTNVAETEVVGTGPFKLSNYAAGQKVTLVRNPNYWKVDGAGKQLPYLDKLEFLIIRDPQAQVAQFLAGNLDQLNVTGAQFPDLKQKEVAGAPFKVMRSTALFGSPPFVAYNFDAKNAALAKVFSDVRFRRAMQSAVNRERIIDTVYNGLASLPGHGVAPANKAFYANTTRQLGAFSLSDANDALDAMGLKKRNAAGIRLLPSGQPLEIDLTYGTDSAVYPAIATILQSDFAKVGVKVNLKGILSSRLLATGQSGDWEMILHAFGDQPDPELRRPIWQPGGSLYYWHRAPQPAKDGDPANTAKMAPWEKEIYDIFNKAAVEPNAATRKALYTRWQLIFAQNLPVTPIAKPENIGAISTKFGNYVYNLGVIPGYNPVPLIYQK; this is encoded by the coding sequence ATGCACGTACGCACGCTGACCCTGCTCACCCTCGCGCTGCTCGGCACCGCTCACGCCGCCCCGAAAAAATTCACAGGCTACGGCAGCCTGGGCATCGTGAACGGCAAGAGTGGCGGCACCTACACCCTGCCGCTGGGCGACAGCCCCCAGAGCCTCTTCTACTACGGCGCCATCGACAACAACCTGGGCCTGATCTCCCAGCAGCTGTTCGACGGCCTCGTGGAATTCAACCTCTCCACCTACAAGATCGAGCCTGCGCTGGCCGAAAGCTGGACCATCACCGACGGCGGAACCGTCTACACCTTCAAGCTCCGCCAGGGCGTGAAGTGGAGTGACGGACAGGCCTTCAACGCCGACGACGTGATCTTCACGTACAAGAACATGATCATGAACCCCGAGTCCCGCGCCGGGGACCCCGGGAACTTCAAGCTGGGCGGCAAGGACGTCACGATCAGCAAGGTCGACAACATGACCGTGCGCTTCACGCTCCCCCGCCCCGCCCCGGCGTTCCTGCTGCAACAGCGGTACTTCATCATGCCGCAGCACAAACTGGCCAAGTACGGCCAGGAGAGCGGCGCCAAACCCGGCGACATCAACAGCGCCTGGCCCACCAACGTCGCGGAAACCGAAGTGGTCGGCACCGGCCCCTTCAAGCTCAGCAACTACGCCGCCGGGCAGAAGGTCACGCTGGTCCGCAACCCCAACTACTGGAAGGTGGACGGCGCCGGCAAGCAGCTCCCCTACCTGGACAAACTGGAGTTCCTGATCATCCGCGACCCGCAGGCGCAGGTGGCGCAGTTCCTCGCCGGGAACCTCGACCAGCTGAACGTGACCGGCGCGCAGTTCCCCGACCTGAAGCAGAAGGAAGTGGCGGGCGCGCCCTTCAAGGTCATGCGCTCCACGGCGCTGTTCGGCAGCCCCCCTTTCGTGGCGTACAACTTCGACGCGAAGAACGCCGCCCTGGCCAAGGTGTTCAGTGACGTGCGCTTCCGCCGCGCTATGCAGAGCGCCGTGAACCGCGAGCGCATCATCGACACCGTATACAACGGCCTAGCCAGCCTCCCCGGGCACGGGGTCGCGCCGGCCAACAAGGCCTTCTACGCGAACACCACCCGGCAGCTGGGCGCGTTCAGCCTCTCGGACGCGAACGACGCGCTGGACGCCATGGGTCTCAAGAAACGCAACGCCGCCGGTATCCGCCTGCTGCCCAGCGGCCAGCCGCTGGAAATCGACCTGACCTACGGCACGGACAGCGCCGTGTACCCCGCCATTGCCACGATCCTCCAGAGTGACTTCGCGAAGGTGGGCGTCAAGGTGAACCTCAAGGGCATTCTCAGCAGCCGCCTGCTCGCCACGGGTCAGAGCGGCGACTGGGAGATGATCCTGCACGCCTTCGGGGACCAGCCCGACCCGGAACTGCGCCGCCCCATCTGGCAGCCCGGCGGCAGCCTGTACTACTGGCACCGCGCGCCGCAGCCCGCCAAGGACGGCGACCCGGCCAATACCGCCAAGATGGCTCCGTGGGAGAAGGAGATCTACGACATCTTCAACAAGGCCGCCGTGGAACCCAACGCCGCAACCCGCAAGGCGCTGTACACCCGCTGGCAGCTGATCTTCGCGCAGAACCTCCCGGTGACGCCCATCGCCAAACCCGAGAACATCGGCGCGATCAGCACGAAGTTCGGCAACTACGTGTACAACCTCGGGGTGATTCCCGGGTACAACCCCGTCCCGCTGATCTACCAGAAGTAA
- a CDS encoding N-acetylmuramic acid 6-phosphate etherase codes for MSHPLNTEALNPAHPDLDLLTTEDLLDALLDDQLVAVEAARRAAPALSGAVQAALPRLQQGGRLLYAGAGTSGRLGVLDATELTPTFSWPPTRAVPLIAGGDRAIREAVEGAEDDHEDGHAALLGAHPTPSDVLIAVAASGTTPWVLGAMTAARAQQVLIIGLANNPGTPLLHLADHPVLLDTGPEIISGSTRLKAGTAQKIALNSLSSALMVRLGKVYGNLMVDLKATNLKLEARAARLVQHATACDEPAAHAALRAADGQVKTAIVALTLGLTAQQARARLDAAQGNARAALETP; via the coding sequence ATGAGCCACCCGCTGAACACCGAGGCCCTGAACCCGGCCCACCCGGACCTCGACCTCCTCACCACCGAAGACCTCCTCGACGCGCTGCTTGACGACCAGCTGGTCGCCGTTGAGGCTGCCCGGCGCGCCGCTCCGGCCCTCAGTGGCGCCGTGCAGGCCGCCCTGCCCCGACTGCAACAGGGCGGCCGCCTCCTCTACGCCGGTGCGGGCACCAGCGGCCGCCTCGGCGTCCTGGACGCCACGGAGCTTACGCCCACCTTCTCCTGGCCGCCCACGCGCGCCGTCCCGCTGATCGCCGGCGGCGACCGCGCCATCCGCGAAGCCGTCGAGGGTGCCGAGGACGACCACGAGGACGGCCACGCGGCCCTGCTCGGCGCGCACCCAACCCCCAGCGACGTCCTCATCGCCGTGGCCGCCAGCGGCACCACGCCCTGGGTGTTGGGCGCCATGACCGCCGCCCGCGCACAGCAGGTCCTCATCATCGGACTGGCGAACAACCCCGGCACGCCCCTGTTGCACCTCGCGGACCACCCGGTCCTGCTCGACACGGGCCCCGAGATCATCAGCGGCTCCACCCGCCTCAAGGCCGGCACCGCGCAGAAGATCGCTCTGAACTCGCTCTCCAGCGCCCTGATGGTCCGCCTGGGCAAGGTGTACGGCAACCTGATGGTCGACCTCAAGGCCACCAACCTGAAACTCGAAGCCCGCGCCGCCCGCCTGGTCCAGCACGCCACCGCCTGCGACGAGCCCGCCGCCCACGCCGCCCTGCGCGCCGCGGACGGCCAGGTGAAAACCGCCATCGTCGCCCTAACCCTGGGCCTCACCGCGCAGCAGGCCCGCGCCCGCCTGGACGCCGCCCAAGGCAACGCCCGCGCCGCCCTGGAAACCCCGTGA